Genomic segment of Oncorhynchus nerka isolate Pitt River linkage group LG10, Oner_Uvic_2.0, whole genome shotgun sequence:
TCCAAAACAATTTAGTGTATTCATGAGGCTACGCAAATGTGGAGGCAGCAAAATGACCGTAATCAATTGAAACAGTGAGTGTGCGTCGGTCCATGGCTCTGATTATTTGGAGATCATCTATCAGCCTGATGTGTATGTAACAAGGCTGTTGAGTTTCAGTGATAAGTCCATGATCATTGGGCGAGTGAGTTGGACAACGATAATCGGGCACCTTGGCAGGTGAGGCAAGCGCTCCCCGAACATTAGGTAGGTGACTCTCTGGTCTAAAAGGTGCTGTTTTAAAACAAAGCCACACAGCTGAGACAACACAACGTGCACTACTCTCTGTAATCACTGTTTTCTTCACCTGACAAAGGGAAAAAAGAAAGAAACATTGAAGAGGATAAGTTAGTATGGAGGTCAGATACAACCAAGAGCCTGAACCAGGGATGGGGCTGAAGAACGGCATAAAGGATGGAAACGACGGCAAGGATTCCCAGGGAAACCTTTCCAAAACCTTCCTAAAGGATCAGCAGGAGTCCTTCTCGCCATCTGGGACGGTGGAAAGCTGTGAGAAAAACCGGGGGACGGGGGACCCGGACTACTGCAGGAGAATACTTGTCCGAGGTGAGAGGATTTCCACTCATGTTTACTCCTGTTGCAGTGTATGGACTCTGTTTGTTCATTTGCTTTACTTTATATGCACAGGATGAAATAAGATCGTTTGCTATGTGAGATATGATGAATTGCCTGACGGATGTTTTGGATATGGGATTCTGGTATTGGCTTTGTGTAGACTCAAGAAGGATAGAAATAGCTTTTGGTTTTTACAGACATACTGCTCCATTGTTCACAACCAAATGCTTTGTttttatactgtatgtacagtatatttgaGGTATTGGATCGCTAAGATTTCCTAACCATTAGAATCGTTAAACTTATTTATTTGACTCTATATATTTGACACAAAGAAGCAAATTTCTCCCGAGCGCTATTTggtttattttgttgtttttatcACTCGTTCATTTTCAGAAAAAGCACAGGAAATTAGGCACTATCAGTTAACAATGCGCTATAGTCCCTTTCGCAGCTTCCGGGGCGTTCTCGGGTGAGAGTGCAACATTATgccaaagaagaaaaaaataaaaaacacacaccCCCACTCACTCTTATCTGTCTCGTGGTAGTTTTAGTCATTGTAAAAGTgtttttggattttttttttgttaaacCATTTTGAATTCAAAGTAaatacaaacatttttttttttgcacttttgTAAAAATGTACTATCTGCACATTTTTATGAATTTTGAATGTTACGAATTTTAACCTTGTGATATACTCCTAGCAAAATGGTTTGCGTTCACAACAATTTTGTTTCTTCCAAAATTGAATTATACAGCACACCTCTAGAATCATAGAGCACATTTATTTAAGATATTAAGTACTGTACATTTGGTTTTAAAATGAAGGATGAATTTCATGTTACTCTATATTATCTCTCTCCATGAAAATACCATTTAATTTGAAAGCAATATTCACAGAAGTTTCAAATCATAAGATACACAGGTTTTCACTATCTTATCGTATTCTGATACAGATGATGAATAAGTAATAATAATGGACGTAAAATGCATTTGCTTACATCAACTTGTTCTAAATAATATAAGGTATTTCATATGCAGTTAATACAAAGAAATGAGTTAATTGTTATGTTGTTTTAGTACTCTTTCTGAGTGTCGTCTGGCCTCCGGGCTAAATTGTAGCAGAATAAACACAcatcatttatttaatctgtttAACACAGTTGGTCAAACATGGAGACTGTTTGAAAACATGAAGATATCCTTGCTGATTGTTATGGAAATAATTTAGCAACGAAATGACAACTAAATTCAAACATAAATGTTTATAATTTCAGGTTATCTTTTGCTGCTTTTAGATGATGGGAGAAATAATCACAATTTAAAAAGTAATAGTTAATTTTAGTTAATTGAGTAAATTCTtaagaaaaaactttttccttATTTTTATTCCTCATTTCTCTATTTTTATTAAGTCATTAAAAGCTCATACAGTTATAAAATTAATATCACGTTATCTAAAGGTATATCCTTGAATTATTGTCTGTTTACATGACAAAAGTACAACTTTTTAATTACACACTACATTTTGATTGTAGAAAACTATAGGGAAAACAACTATTTTGAGGTTAGTTTACTATTTAGGAGAGAGTACTGATTGAGATGCTAAAATATGATCATCTAGCCTAGAGTATTGATGCAATTAAATGGGTTGACCAAAGGAAATGATCacaatgaaataaaaaaaatgtatcattgtattttgtatttgttttatacTTTTGATCAACTTTCTTCTGTAAACGGTGCTTTTTCAAATGAATTAATTGTTATTTTTGACTGCTTTTAATGTGGTTGAGATTATCCCCTAGTATTTTTTGAAAGTACACTAGTTGGTTTGGAAAATGTCAGTGTGTTAATTTATGCATATTACTGTGGTTGATGTTGTGCATTTGATGCATTCATATAAATTATGTACCATATTCATGTGCATACTTGGATGGTTCATTTTTAAATTTTGCAAACATGAAATCATCCTCGATATCTTCATATAGCTTTATGCTATGCACTGCAACAAGACCTAAGTCTTTCATTGACGGTAATCGGTCATTTCATGGACAACAGAAGGTCTACACAAATTACTAAAAATGATGAATGGTCATTCTGATGTTGTGATAATGATGAGCCAAGAGTGTTTCTACATTTTGAATATAGTTATCATTGACAAATCTTCAATGGTCACTTGTTCTTTTTTGTAGATGCAAAAGGGTCTATCCGAGAGATCATTCTGCCAAAGGGACTGGATTTGGACCGTCCCAAACGAACCCGGACCTCTTTCACCGCAGAGCAACTCTATCGTCTGGAGATGGAGTTCCAGAGGTGCCAGTATGTGGTTGGGAGGGAACGAACAGAACTGGCCCGCCAGCTAAATCTATCTGAAACGCAGGTAAATTCAAGCAACACAATACATGTACCTATTTCACTCTGGCCATCAGTAAATAAATACCAAATCCACATTCTGTGTTATCATAGATATGTTATGGGTCATTCCACGAATAGAGTGCCTTTTGGGTAGTGTAATTTTGTAAAATAATAACTGTTTCTTTTTCACCccattttaacattctgtcataaagagcacttgttcaacttcataaaaaaTATGTTTTCCCATGTCAAGAGGTTAAGTAAAATAATAAAAGACCATAAAAGTGTCAATTAAAGTAatagggttgaccgtaacagggttgaccgtaacaaagttgacgatttcatcttaaatcagccgtAACTCCCCTTGAGACAGGggaaatggaagcttgttgtgtacaacagggaggggcaattgaatgcaagctttcCAAAAAATGTAGCTAGCCTATCGATCTAGTGTAACAGGCGTGACATGTTATGCTCGTTGTACTCAGTTTTCTACAACAAAACCCCGGCCAATGGCCAAAAGGAGTAGAACCAGTTCACCTACTTTTACAATAttatttgactattagatgttcaatgttagATGTTTAATATTAAACACTAAATCacagtaaataaataataatcttcagaaattACTTTTTCAAAGCAACAAAAGATCTAGGGCTTTACAAGGATGGTGAAATCTTGGTGAAATCTTGGGGTtaaggggcgacaggtagcctagtggttagagtgttggactagtaaccggaaggttgccaaatcgaatccccgagctgacaaggtaaaaatctgtctttcttctcctgaacaaggcagttaacccactgttcctaggccgtcattaaaaataataatttgttcttaactgacttgcctagttaaatataaataaattaaGTGAGTTACAATCTTCCTAGAAGTCGGACAAACATGAAAACACTACTATTCGAGTATTTAGTGGATAATCAAAATGTACACAGATAATCTCACATGGACATAAAGGGCACTCTATTCGTGGAACGACCCTTATGTATTTCAACATCTTATCTCAAATGTGAAAAATCGAGTGTATGATTACACACACTTATCTCACTTATGCAATGTTTTCTATATTGTCATCATACTTCTGTAAGCATATCCTATTCCAATACAATCTTTACAAGTTTTACTATAACCCTGGCATTTTCTATTTAGCTGACTGATTAGTTAAAGATCATTTAGAAAAAGGCAGACTGCAGACTGCATCACTGATCATATGGCTCTAGCAATAGTATTAAGTTAAGTGATGATCCTATAcaaaactcaaatcaaatcaaatatcttTCATTGTATTTAGCCTAGTGAACTATGCATCTCATATCACTGCTATCCCAACAAATTCTATAACCTTGTTAGCCTAAATTGTTGCATATAGGAGGCTCATTTTCAGTGCAGAAACAGTATGTCTCTCGTCCACAGgccttaaaaaaagaaaaaagtgcTTAGCTGTGGGGTCAGGGAAAGGTCACACTGCGCCTACTGTGGGTGAACTGTATTTGCACTTGTCTGCTCGTTCTCCACGAGATACCAAGCTTAGTCACCCTCCAATGTATAATTTTCACTTCAGGGAAATTTGTTCTCTGCTTCAGAGAGCTTAGTCCAAAATATTTGTAGCACAATTTTATTTCCTAGTTTATCTTGCAAGCTGGCTAATGGCATAGTCAGCCACATTTACCTTATGTTTATTGCGTACATCATGAACGTTTCAGTGGGCCTAAACAAGCTTGACTTTGGACAGAGGTCAGACTGGAGCATTTTGCAAAGTTATTTTCTGAGTCACAGCATAGACACGTGTGTCTGTCACACATTTCTGATCATTACAAGAGATATTCATATTGATCTCGGGGAATTTATACTTGagtgtgtatatacatacatacatacatacatacatacatacatacatacatacatacatacatacatacatacatacatacatacatacgtacatacgtACATTTTACAATGATAAATACATGTTTTCCTGACCAATACATTTGGACCAATACATTTGATGCTTTTATTTTGTATTCAGCTACAGTATTCATGTAGTTTACCATGTCAGCACACAATGAATTCAGAATTCTTTGGTGGTTTTTAGAATAGAATAATGGTGCTTTAGACTTCACACAGCCCTTAGGTCCCCATTCATAGGGAGGACAATAGGCTTGAATTTCTTAATGTATTTTCACGTGCAACATTAAATGTTGCACGCCGCCATGCTCCTTGATTGCATTAAATCTTCAAATGTCTCCTTCATTCGTTGATGAAGTAGTCTCTAATGATGGCATCATGAAATTAACATTTTGTTCCAATGCACTCTTGGGGTGTTACATTAAGAAATGACAGCCATATGCTGAAGTGTGCACACCTAATCATCTTTGTTTGGGTTGCTGGCTTCAGAGCCCCTTGTTGGACCTTGTTGAAAATGTATCCTCTCAGATAAAAGATGTTCACCAATAATTGAGGATATTCTTATAACATGAGGGAATATGGTTATAATGTAATTCCTTACTTCCAGAGTGTAAAATAGATTTGCGATTGACCAACTAACCTTGAGAATTACTGAGTTGTTTATCTACAACAAGTACATGGAGGAAAACATGCTATTCAGATGTGATTGAAGTAGCTGCAGTTTGAGGTACTGTAGCTGGAGGCTCATTGATTGAGACACATTCACTCTAATTATGGTCCGTATGAAAGCAATCAGGTTTAATTGCCACAGACTTGATAGAGGTGGGGAAATATATGAAGAAAActgcaacaaaaaaaatacaaactcCAATTATCCTTTTTGGAATAGAATATATCAAATAGGAATATATGAAATGCAAATGGGAAAAGAGAGGTCTATTTTCATTGTTGAATGACTATCAAACATGTGCAATGCAAATGCGGTAACATTACTTCATTAGCGTCAAAATGGCCTCTTCACAAACACGTTTTTTCTTTATCCACATGAATAGGAATACAATAGCCATGTTTATCTGTATGCACACTTTACTTTGTTATACTCATATCCTTGTTACAGTATACTTCAgccacacatacatatatactcaTTACTATCTGACCCTGCTTTTTTTACTTTCATGTCTTTGAGTTCAAAAATGATTTTAAATTTTCATAAAATGCCTAAGGTcatggaaatacatttgattaatttCTAGCTACTTTATCTTACAGTCTGCATTTCACTAGAAGAAAAATCTGTTCTAAAGTCATTTATGCCTCCCGTTACAGAAGGTTTTGTTCAAGTTTAGACCAcaaacagtactgtattgtatatGTGTGACTCTGATAACATCCATTAATGTGACATTTATATGTAAATATTTACAAGGCATTATGGTTTTGATTTAATCCGTATTTCTGTAAATTAGCTGTGTAGAAGGTGTAGAAGCTGGGCCCCCTGGTCTAAGTCCCTGATCGTGCTACCAATGTTATTACTATCACAATTCAATTCATGTGGACATCAAAGTGACCTATACTGAGATCACAAGGGAATTAGTCATTATTTACAACAATCCAAATTATTCAGTCATTTTCTGCAAACATTGGTGTTGCAATAAATGCCTACAGATATTAGAAAATAATCCATATTAACCAAAGTATATTAATTTGGCTTTTGTAAATAGACCCTGTTGCTGAAGGTCTCTACTGCTTTTTTTGTCCTCCCCTCAAGGTTAAAGTTTGGTTCCAGAACCGACGCACAAAACAGAAAAAGGACCAGGGCAAAGATTCAGAGCTGCGCTCGGTGGTGTCGGAGACGGCGGCCACCTGCAGTGTATTGAGACTTCTGGAGCAGGGCCGGCTCCTCACGCCACCAGGCCTGCCGGGGCTCCTGCAGCACTGTGGCAACGGCTCCCTTGGTGCCGCCCTGCGAGGACCCTCCATGGGCATGGCCAGCAacggaagcagcagcagcagcagtggtgccAGCTCAGGGACGGCCGGCGGCAGTCCCCCTCTACCTATAGTGACGAGCTCAGGGACGGTGGCAGGCCTCCAGAGCTCCCCGTCAGCTCACGGCCTGTTCAGCTTCCCCATGCCCTCTCTGCTTGGCAGCGTGGCCACCCGCATGTCCTCCAACCCGCTCTCCATGGCCGGCTCCCTGGCCGGGAACCTGCAGGAACTCTCTGCCCGCTATCTGAGCTCTTCAGCTTTTGAACCTTACTCACGGACCAATGGCAAGGAGAGTGTGGACAAAAACGTTTTGGAATGATGTTTTTCAAaggattttgatttgttttgttgTTCTCCTTGTTTTTTATTGTCTTGGTTTAGTTTGTTTGTTTCACCCTCTTCTGTCCTGtttgtgttgtggttgttgttcaTGTAAATCCAACTGAACATCTGATGCCTCTCAGAGGGAGGAAAACAAAAACATACACATGTATACATTTTCATTCTTACTTATATGCACTAAATTAAAATTGAATCTCCAAGTTCTGAATTTCAATACAAATGATCAGAGAAACAAATATCCATGAGAACCAAGGAACAGCATTTGATTTCTTAGCCACATTTTCTCACATGTATTTATCTACAATAGTAATCCCCCAAAAAGCACAGAAAATGAGTCTGTTTATGTTTGGGTAACACATCACAAATGTTTAGCTACTGGTAATTGACACATTACATACAAAGCTTTTGAGTGGTTGGGTGTAACATGATGGTACCTTTTTTGATTTTGTGTTTTATTATTTGCTTGTTTTGGGTAGACTTGTGTCACAGTGTGTAGACTTAGAGTTATCAAGCACTACAGCTTGTGCAATTCAGGTGACAGACTGTCAGTTCAGGACGGCCTGGTGAACTTGGAGTTAATTTGGCCCTTTGTCAAATATGACATTTCTGTTTACGGAAATATCGCAGGTCTCTTTTTTCCATTTGCAGATACTCATGAGGAACACAGGTATTTAACATGCAAATGCCATTTACATATGCAGTTTTCCAATATTAAGCTACAATAACAGTCTTTTATACCAgtttgtatttgtttttatttttggccCAAAACAAACTAAAGAAAAATGTTGTCATACAGTATGATAGTTCAATGGTTCTGTGTTAGTTGTTTTCTAGATGGTTCTGTGAGGGTTTTCCCAATATGATTTTTTAACACAGTCTAAATTtgtgactttcatgtcttaaagatgCAGTATTCCACTTTTTCGTCTGTGATTTGAATAATATTAGAGTGGTAGTCCAGATTTACATGTACAGGTGAGAGTTGGAGTAAAGCTTGGAAATGTGGGGTGGGGAAAAGAGAAtggcttctgggaaagcttttGAACTTCAGAATGCTGCTTGCATAGTTGGATATACAGAATTGAGCTTGATGCGACAGGATTGAAAACGGTGCAGAAGGTTTGCAATCTTTAATTGAGACAACAACTTTTCTCATGTGAAATGTTTTAAGACCAGTCACCATGGCGGAAGGTTTGGAGGGAAATGAGCATGAGGTGACTGAGTGAAATCACTGTAGTATAAAAGTTaagaaagaaaatgagaattgTACCTaaaattgttattttattgtaaaTTATTCACGTCTGTAATTAATTGATGATTAGTATATCTGCaaaataatgaatgaatgaatgtaaaAGAGGGGGGTGATAAATCAATCAAAGCTCTttggtgctgttgttgtgaaaTATCTTGAACTTTGTGAAATGTGTGGCACGAGTGtggatatatattatatatatatatatatggctaccAAAAAAAGCCATGTGTGTTTTTTCAATTTCTTTCATGGATTCGTCTTGATGATAATCCAGTTATGATAAAAAGGCCATGTTGTACCTTCATTGACAATGGGTTTGAATAGCAGTTTATTTCATATTTTGTTGGTATTCAAATGGGGTGTAATGCCCTATGCAGAGACCTTCTTATGTATTATTTTGGGTTGCAATGCTACTTATTGTAGCCTATTCAGAGGATGGTGAACTCACACAGCGCTATAACGGAAATGCTGACACAAGGGGAAGGACATTTTAGTTATGGAATTAGTCCCCCTAAGCTGGTAACCAGGATTGTGTTCAACAGTAGCATACGTGTTTTGGGGGAGGGTTTTTGTTTGCTACCTTAACCCTAATCCAAACCCTAACCCCTCACTCATGGgaaaatgtacagtatagtgAGCTGCAGATGGAATTGCTATAAACAAATTGTGTGAAGACAGTTTAATAAATAATGATAGGAGCATAGAAGAATAAATGTCATATGTTGATACATTTTTACCCTTTAATTAATAGAAAAAAAAGTGCACTTCAAAAAGTGCAACTCTCTCAAAATGTTGTTTTCACAGTGTGTTCTCGAATATTACCACTAAAGTCAAAGGACTTTGAAAAGATGTTCGTAAGTTAACTGGATAAAGATCATTATAACATAGAGGGGAGGAAGTGAGAGTACATAGtcttagggctcccgagtggcgcagtggtctaaggccctgcatctcagtgcaagaggcgtcactacaacccctggtttgaatccaggctgtatcacacccggccaggattgggtgtcccatagggcggcacacaattggccaagcgttgtccggggtaggccgtcattgtaaataagaatttggctttcctagttaaataaatgttaaacaaaaaataaaataaaaatatgcatAAATATAACAAAAAATGTGCCCAATCACAAATTCAAAAATGTGATTGAGGGAATGAATATGGTCTATATATGGTCTGACTCACTTCTATAAACTTTCGGAACTAGATGGGGTTAGTTGAAAGATTACAATTGTTAAAAGTGTTATAGATCTGAAAAAACGTTGTCTGGAAGCCAAGCAATGCAGCGAAAAGGGCCTTTGCAGTCTCTGTCTTCAAAAACCCTTGGAGGACTTTTCATTAGTACTGTTTTCTATGGAATAGGAAAAAATCCCACTCCGGCCTATGAAAAGAATTTAACAAGAGTTTAATCATTCAAAATGCAAAAAAATGTCATACAAGGGGGACTGTCTATTTAAAAAGCAGTTGCAGTGATCTTAAGTTACATTTTAAGACAAAGTTCCATTCTGTCCATCCCGCTCTCTTCTGTGGGTGAATGAAGTGATGCTTCAATGGCATTGGAAACTGAGGGTCTTTTGTCGATCAGCAGTATGAGCATAGGCAGTGAATCTTACCTTCCCCACTGTGTCTTGGGAATCTCCCTggagaaaaaaacacaaaaaacgtCTCTTAAAAAAGGAGTTGCAGTGATCAAATCCATGAAAGTCTGGGGACGAATGTGATTATTGTTGTTATCAAGGTAGTATAGGGTTTCCAAACAAATAAGCAAATAGCCAACCATCTGGCTAAATGACATAATACCCCTGGAATGGCTACTGCTCTACCATACTACATGTGTACCAAATTGTACGACCATGTGTCAAACAGCTTTCTGTTTATTTGAGTCAATGATTATTGCATAAAAATAcgatttttttcaaatgtattagaGTTAGTTTAtatcagccaaggtcattaagtTGTACCTGGTACATTGGCTGTCAATTATTGTCAC
This window contains:
- the vax1 gene encoding ventral anterior homeobox 1 produces the protein MEVRYNQEPEPGMGLKNGIKDGNDGKDSQGNLSKTFLKDQQESFSPSGTVESCEKNRGTGDPDYCRRILVRDAKGSIREIILPKGLDLDRPKRTRTSFTAEQLYRLEMEFQRCQYVVGRERTELARQLNLSETQVKVWFQNRRTKQKKDQGKDSELRSVVSETAATCSVLRLLEQGRLLTPPGLPGLLQHCGNGSLGAALRGPSMGMASNGSSSSSSGASSGTAGGSPPLPIVTSSGTVAGLQSSPSAHGLFSFPMPSLLGSVATRMSSNPLSMAGSLAGNLQELSARYLSSSAFEPYSRTNGKESVDKNVLE